A window of Corallococcus macrosporus DSM 14697 contains these coding sequences:
- a CDS encoding 4-alpha-glucanotransferase: MSRALLPENHHRLVTEALAALDVRNWVLSIHDPSFPSLPEEDTGWGSPYSEGAARFLAFSRELGFNGIQLGPQGQVTEFNASPYDGTLFSRNLLNVALAPLESPEPWGALLPPGRVAELAASRPVSLPPGERFRQAFRAQAALLNEAWRTFRQKRAAPDATAAIRALAARFDTFRQQHRAWLVRDALFDVLCEEKREPDWRRWADSLDGRLWNPRPEEEAAAAARLTQLELRYADTLERHAFCQFLVHAQHLGLRERVGAWRLKLYGDLQIGLSPRDAWAWQGLFLHTYLMGAPPSRTNPDGQPWNYPVMDPEQYFEPDDAGANAGSRGGPVLRFMNARMDKMLGEYDGLRLDHPHGLVCPWVYRADLPDALWSVQHGARLFSSPDLPDHPELARFALVHPEQVDRAAPRYADRWVKDLTSEQVRRYSVLFDTVVEAARRNGRQVGDLLAEVLSTLPYPLERVLAQYGLGRFRVTQKADLDNPADVYRSENVGPEDWVMVGNHDTKSLWRLVADWQWKGTQRAQAEYLAWRLCPEPSEREAFTRELSASPGRLAQAKVADLFASRARNVMMFFTDLLGMPETYNAPGTVDERNWSLRVPQDWAREYRERLKADAAVNLPAVLAMALRAQGAEARARHQGLLEGLDALARELRAG, translated from the coding sequence ATGTCTCGCGCCTTGCTGCCTGAAAATCATCATCGACTCGTCACCGAAGCCCTGGCCGCGCTCGACGTCCGCAACTGGGTGCTCAGCATCCACGACCCGAGCTTCCCCAGCCTTCCAGAAGAGGACACCGGCTGGGGCTCGCCGTACTCGGAAGGGGCGGCGCGCTTCCTCGCGTTCTCCCGGGAGCTGGGCTTCAACGGCATCCAACTGGGGCCGCAGGGGCAGGTGACGGAGTTCAACGCCTCGCCGTATGACGGCACGCTCTTCTCGCGAAACCTCCTCAACGTGGCGCTCGCCCCGCTGGAGTCCCCGGAGCCCTGGGGCGCGCTGCTGCCACCGGGCCGCGTGGCGGAGCTCGCCGCCAGCCGCCCCGTGTCACTCCCGCCGGGTGAGCGCTTCCGTCAGGCCTTCCGCGCGCAGGCCGCGCTGCTGAACGAGGCGTGGCGCACCTTCCGCCAGAAGCGCGCGGCGCCGGACGCCACCGCCGCCATCCGGGCGCTGGCCGCGCGCTTCGACACCTTCCGCCAGCAGCACCGGGCCTGGCTGGTGCGGGACGCGCTCTTCGACGTGCTGTGCGAGGAGAAGCGCGAGCCGGACTGGCGGCGCTGGGCGGACTCGCTGGACGGGCGGCTGTGGAATCCCCGCCCGGAGGAGGAGGCGGCGGCCGCCGCGCGCCTGACGCAACTGGAGCTGCGCTACGCGGACACGCTGGAGCGCCATGCCTTCTGCCAGTTCCTGGTCCACGCCCAGCACCTCGGCCTGCGCGAGCGCGTGGGCGCGTGGCGGCTGAAGCTGTACGGCGACCTCCAGATTGGCCTGTCGCCGCGGGATGCGTGGGCCTGGCAGGGCCTCTTCCTGCACACCTACCTCATGGGCGCGCCGCCCAGCCGGACGAACCCGGACGGCCAGCCGTGGAACTATCCGGTGATGGACCCGGAGCAGTACTTCGAGCCGGACGACGCCGGCGCCAACGCCGGCAGCCGCGGCGGCCCCGTGCTGCGCTTCATGAACGCGCGCATGGACAAGATGCTCGGTGAATACGACGGGCTGCGGCTGGACCACCCGCACGGCCTGGTGTGCCCGTGGGTGTACCGCGCGGACCTGCCGGACGCGCTGTGGTCCGTGCAGCACGGCGCGCGGCTCTTCTCGTCACCGGACCTGCCGGACCACCCGGAGCTGGCGCGCTTCGCGCTGGTGCACCCGGAGCAGGTGGACCGCGCCGCGCCACGCTACGCGGACCGCTGGGTGAAGGACCTCACGTCAGAGCAGGTGCGCCGCTACAGCGTCCTCTTCGACACGGTGGTGGAGGCGGCCCGGCGCAACGGACGGCAGGTGGGAGATTTGCTCGCGGAGGTGCTCAGCACGCTGCCGTACCCGCTGGAGCGCGTGCTGGCGCAGTACGGCCTGGGCCGCTTCCGCGTGACGCAGAAGGCGGACCTGGACAACCCGGCGGACGTGTACCGCAGCGAGAACGTGGGCCCGGAGGACTGGGTGATGGTGGGCAACCACGACACGAAGTCCCTGTGGCGCCTGGTGGCGGACTGGCAGTGGAAGGGCACGCAGCGCGCGCAGGCGGAGTACCTGGCCTGGCGCCTGTGCCCGGAGCCCTCGGAGCGAGAGGCCTTCACGCGCGAGCTGTCCGCGAGTCCGGGCCGGCTGGCGCAGGCGAAGGTGGCGGACCTGTTCGCCAGCCGCGCGCGCAACGTGATGATGTTCTTCACCGACCTGCTCGGGATGCCGGAGACGTACAACGCGCCCGGCACGGTGGACGAGCGCAACTGGTCCCTGCGCGTGCCCCAGGACTGGGCACGGGAGTACCGCGAGCGGCTGAAGGCGGACGCCGCGGTGAACCTGCCCGCCGTGCTCGCCATGGCGCTGCGGGCCCAGGGCGCGGAGGCCCGCGCGCGGCATCAGGGGTTGCTGGAGGGCCTGGACGCGCTGGCCCGCGAGCTGCGGGCCGGGTGA
- a CDS encoding AMIN-like domain-containing (lipo)protein → MTRSGRRMSSLWLAGCLALTGCPKKEEPAAASTGAQPQAEAQAPSASPPPGTIPREGEAAAKPPVHTATQGNEDVAAADRVPVQQDVPAEDLPPEDAKNREWTTTPVSLKRRPAQPVTLRSVRAGTHAAFDRVVFEFDGPQVPGYQLQYVDKPIIQCGSGDETSLAGKGALQVTLSPARGHDDQGRATVATLAMKPKLPGLLELVRTCDFEAEVTWVLGTQAVSDFRVMELKAPSRLVVDVKH, encoded by the coding sequence ATGACGCGGTCCGGACGCAGGATGTCGTCGCTGTGGTTGGCCGGGTGCCTGGCGCTCACGGGGTGCCCCAAGAAGGAGGAGCCCGCCGCGGCCTCCACCGGCGCGCAACCCCAGGCCGAGGCCCAGGCGCCGTCCGCCTCGCCGCCGCCCGGCACCATTCCGCGTGAAGGCGAGGCCGCCGCGAAGCCGCCGGTGCACACGGCCACGCAGGGGAACGAGGACGTGGCCGCCGCGGACCGCGTACCTGTTCAACAAGATGTCCCCGCGGAGGACCTCCCGCCCGAGGACGCGAAGAACCGCGAGTGGACCACCACGCCGGTGTCCCTGAAGCGGCGCCCGGCCCAGCCGGTGACGCTGCGCTCGGTGCGCGCGGGCACGCATGCGGCGTTCGACCGCGTGGTGTTCGAGTTCGACGGGCCGCAGGTGCCCGGCTACCAGCTCCAGTACGTGGACAAGCCCATCATCCAGTGCGGCTCCGGAGACGAGACGTCCCTGGCCGGCAAGGGCGCCCTCCAGGTCACCCTGTCACCCGCGCGCGGCCATGACGACCAGGGCCGCGCCACCGTGGCGACGCTGGCGATGAAGCCCAAGCTGCCCGGCCTGCTGGAGCTGGTGCGCACGTGTGACTTCGAGGCCGAGGTGACGTGGGTGCTGGGCACCCAGGCGGTCAGCGACTTCCGCGTCATGGAGCTGAAAGCGCCCTCGCGCCTCGTGGTGGACGTGAAGCACTGA
- a CDS encoding pyridoxal phosphate-dependent aminotransferase, whose product MAPLDLTSLPRPSKDDATVGTMARGIVGSEILRIAAEIRERVAKGQKVCNLTVGDFNPREFPIPDALKHHITAALQAGETNYPPSDGVLELRQAVQRFYERSLGLKYPLEGILIAGGARPIIYGAYRSVLDAGETVVYPVPSWNNNHYAHMMDAKSAVVVTDAARGFMPTVEQLAPHLGAARLLCLCSPLNPTGTMIEPDALGAICERVVAENREREKQGRKPLILMYDQIYWVLSFGAAKHVTPVALVPEVAPYTVFVDGISKAFAATGVRVGWGVGPPTLISRMRDVLGHVGAWAPKAEQVAVARYLDDTAATESFLAAMRESVAARLEALHKGLTRMREAGLPVEHIAPQGAIYLSVRFDLVGKGGLRSNNDIRKLLLEKASLGVVPFQAFGLDADTGWFRLSVGATSVKEIEEALPRVEAALREVLAAGA is encoded by the coding sequence ATGGCCCCCCTCGACCTGACCTCTCTTCCCCGTCCCTCCAAGGACGACGCCACCGTGGGAACGATGGCGCGCGGCATCGTCGGCAGCGAAATCCTCCGCATCGCGGCGGAGATTCGCGAGCGGGTCGCCAAGGGACAGAAGGTGTGCAACCTCACCGTGGGCGACTTCAACCCGCGCGAGTTCCCCATCCCCGACGCGCTGAAGCACCACATCACCGCCGCGCTCCAGGCGGGCGAGACGAACTACCCGCCGTCGGACGGCGTGCTGGAGCTCCGCCAGGCCGTGCAGCGCTTCTATGAGCGCTCGCTGGGGCTGAAGTACCCGCTGGAGGGCATCCTCATCGCGGGCGGCGCGCGGCCCATCATCTACGGCGCCTACCGCAGCGTGCTGGACGCGGGGGAGACGGTCGTCTACCCGGTGCCTTCGTGGAACAACAACCACTACGCGCACATGATGGACGCGAAGAGCGCGGTGGTGGTGACGGACGCGGCGCGGGGCTTCATGCCCACCGTGGAGCAGCTCGCGCCGCACCTGGGCGCCGCGCGCCTGTTGTGCCTGTGCAGCCCGCTCAACCCCACCGGCACCATGATTGAGCCGGACGCGCTGGGCGCCATCTGCGAGCGCGTCGTCGCGGAGAACCGCGAGCGCGAGAAGCAGGGCCGCAAGCCGCTCATCCTGATGTACGACCAGATTTACTGGGTGCTGAGCTTCGGCGCGGCGAAGCACGTCACGCCCGTGGCGCTGGTGCCGGAGGTGGCGCCCTACACGGTGTTCGTGGATGGCATCTCCAAGGCCTTCGCCGCCACGGGCGTGCGCGTGGGCTGGGGCGTGGGGCCGCCGACCCTCATCTCCCGGATGCGCGACGTGCTGGGCCACGTGGGCGCCTGGGCCCCCAAGGCGGAGCAGGTGGCGGTGGCGCGGTACCTGGACGACACCGCGGCCACGGAGTCCTTCCTGGCGGCCATGCGCGAGTCGGTGGCCGCGCGCCTGGAGGCCCTGCACAAGGGGCTCACGCGCATGCGCGAGGCGGGCCTGCCGGTGGAGCACATCGCGCCGCAGGGCGCCATCTACCTGTCGGTGCGCTTCGACCTGGTGGGCAAGGGCGGCCTGCGCTCCAACAATGACATCCGCAAGCTCCTCTTGGAGAAGGCCAGCCTGGGCGTGGTGCCCTTCCAGGCCTTCGGATTGGACGCGGACACGGGCTGGTTCCGCCTGTCGGTGGGCGCCACGTCGGTGAAGGAAATCGAGGAGGCGCTGCCCCGGGTGGAAGCGGCGCTCCGCGAGGTGCTCGCGGCCGGCGCGTAA